The following are encoded in a window of Ricinus communis isolate WT05 ecotype wild-type chromosome 4, ASM1957865v1, whole genome shotgun sequence genomic DNA:
- the LOC8265541 gene encoding 30-kDa cleavage and polyadenylation specificity factor 30, protein MDDTDGGLSFDFEGGLDSSGPTNPTASIPAIPSDNTAAVAAATNNSIVPNVSSNDPASAAAAAANNQAGRRSFRQTVCRHWLRSLCMKGDACGFLHQYDKSRMPVCRFFRLYGECREQDCVYKHTNEDIKECNMYKLGFCPNGPDCRYRHAKLPGPPPPVEEVLQKIQQLNSYNYGSSNKFFQQRGAGFQQHADKSQFSQGPNNMGQGMAAKPPGTESANVQQPQQQQPQPGQGQQSQQQATQTPTQNLPNGQPNQANRTAIPLPQGISRYFIVKSCNRENLELSVQQGVWATQRSNEAKLNEAFDSAENVILIFSVNRTRHFQGCAKMTSKIGASVGGGNWKYAHGTAHYGRNFSVKWLKLCELSFHKTRHLRNPYNENLPVKISRDCQELEPSVGGQLACLLYDEPDSELMAISLAAEAKREEEKAKGVNPENGGDNPDIVPFEDNEEEEEEESEEEEESFGQALGAPGQGRGRGRGIIWPHMPLARGARPIPGMRGFPPMMMGADSFSYGPVTPDGFGMPDLFGVAPRGFTPYAPRFSGDFTGAASGMMFPGRPPQPGGVFPNGGFGMMMGPGRAPFMGGMGPNSTNPLRGNWPGGMPFPPLPTPSPQRPVKRDQRMTANDRYSTGSDQGRNTAGEPDDEARYQQEGLKASHEDQFGAGNSFRNDESESEDEAPRRSRHGEGKKKRRGSEGDATPGSDH, encoded by the exons ATGGATGATACAGATGGTGGTCTCAGCTTCGATTTTGAAGGAGGTTTAGACTCCTCCGGGCCCACGAACCCCACCGCCTCCATCCCCGCTATTCCTTCCGACAATACCGCCGCCGTCGCCGCCGCTACCAACAATTCTATCGTCCCTAATGTCTCTTCCAATGACCCAGCCTCAGCAGCAGCTGCCGCTGCAAACAATCAGGCAGGGCGGCGGAGCTTCAGACAGACAGTCTGCCGGCATTGGCTCCGTAGTCTTTGCATGAAGGGTGATGCTTGTGGATTCTTACATCAGTATGATAAATCGCGAATGCCAGTTTGCCGCTTTTTTAGGCTTTATGGGGAGTGCAGAGAGCAGGATTGCGTCTATAAGCATACTAATGAGGATATCAAAGAGTGTAATAT GTACAAACTAGGGTTTTGTCCGAACGGTCCTGATTGCCGGTATAGGCATGCTAAGTTACCTGGACCTCCACCTCCTGTGGAAGAAGTCCTTCAGAAGATTCAGCAACTAAATTCTTACAATTATGGATcctcaaataaatttttccaACAGAGGGGCGCTGGTTTTCAGCAACATGCAGATAAATCTCAGTTCTCGCAAGGTCCCAACAATATGGGTCAAGGAATGGCAGCAAAACCCCCTGGAACAGAATCAGCTAATGTGCAGCAGCCTCAGCAGCAGCAACCGCAACCGGGACAAGGACAGCAGTCTCAACAACAAGCCACTCAGACCCCGACACAAAATCTTCCAAATGGACAGCCCAATCAGGCTAACAGAACTGCAATTCCTTTGCCTCAAGGAATATCTAG GTATTTTATCGTTAAAAGTTGCAATCGTGAAAATCTGGAATTATCTGTCCAACAAGGAGTTTGGGCGACTCAAAGGAGCAATGAAGCTAAActgaatgaagcttttgactCTGCTGAAAatgtgattttaattttttcagtCAATCGAACTCGACATTTCCAG GGATGTGCAAAGATGACATCCAAAATTGGTGCTTCTGTTGGTGGTGGAAATTGGAAATATGCACATGGAACTGCACATTATGGACGGAATTTTTCTGTCAAATGGTTGAAG ttatgtgaatTGTCATTCCACAAAACTCGCCACTTGAGGAACCCATACAATGAGAACTTACCAGTGAAG ATCAGTAGAGACTGTCAAGAGCTAGAGCCCTCAGTTGGCGGGCAGTTAGCTTGCTTACTTTACGATGAGCCAGACAGTGAACTCATG GCAATCTCGCTTGCAGCCGAAGCAAAAAGAGAGGAGGAAAAAGCAAAGGGAGTTAATCCAGAAAATGGAGGTGATAACCCAGACATTGTGCCATTTGAAGACaatgaagaagaggaagaggaagagagCGAGGAGGAGGAAGAGAGCTTTGGCCAAGCCCTTGGAGCACCAGGTCAAGGGCGAGGGAGAGGCAGAGGCATCATATGGCCTCACATGCCACTGGCCCGTGGTGCTAGACCCATCCCTGGGATGCGAGGATTTCCCCCCATGATGATGGGTGCTGACAGCTTTTCTTATGGACCGGTGACTCCTGATGGCTTTGGAATGCCTGATCTTTTTGGCGTGGCACCTCGCGGATTTACCCCATATGCCCCTAGGTTTTCTGGTGATTTTACAGGTGCAGCATCTGGTATGATGTTTCCTGGGCGACCTCCCCAACCTGGGGGTGTGTTTCCAAATGGTGGATTTGGGATGATGATGGGTCCGGGGCGGGCCCCTTTTATGGGTGGAATGGGCCCCAACTCTACAAATCCACTTCGAGGGAATTGGCCAGGTGGTATGCCATTTCCGCCACTTCCTACACCATCCCCACAAAGACCTGTTAAGCGAGATCAAAGGATGACAGCCAACGATCGATATAGTACAGGTTCCGATCAAGGCAGGAATACAGCTGGGGAACCAGATGATGAGGCACGGTATCAACAAGAAGGATTAAAGGCTTCCCATGAAGATCAATTTGGTGCAGGAAACAGCTTTAGAAATGATGAGAGTGAAAGTGAAGATGAGGCACCAAGGAGATCAAGGCATGGGgaagggaagaagaagagacgAGGCTCGGAAGGCGATGCAACTCCGGGCTCTGATCACTAA